The following coding sequences lie in one Montipora foliosa isolate CH-2021 chromosome 11, ASM3666993v2, whole genome shotgun sequence genomic window:
- the LOC137977647 gene encoding SH2B adapter protein 1-like — MACYNGEIGTNFPSGRWEEFCKDRAEVAARQFANEFLQFLGDNPVYDVSGASTTFSKRFVEYFLQSFDNEVHKSGFMDMDPPESPTDVFGPDDWGSSVHLTGTFRPIEKKTSESSFKFFGKLKDVKGFFKRNVTEELSGPGKHAETRREVEERSTSHETKHLTTTVKREGVMNFLMNLDGGVNTEDFFWQKCRVVLFKAPGGYMLEFYTPPKSTKPKTGIFCFLIHEARRATELELPGGNNVFVIKAVNKREYMLAANHREEMDQWLEEIKKCMDEDQGSTGPSGIESGSDQRGTVAAVPPSSSPTMDSVRPVTNTSTATAKMGNSQSLRVRLDSFPADKKPTEAMSNLAKRRNVYAPSSLRLQNRASGSFSLQHGSQTPTFHDDGIPSRPPPELPPRSPTIIEPAGPTLPSNQPDLLRSISSQGESQTNDEENPVWVTASVENHPLANYPWFHGTLPRIEASHLVSQGGQQWHGIFLVRQSETRRGEYVLTFNYQGRAKHLRLALNVEGQCRVQHLWFQSIFEMLEHFRANPIPLESGGPSDVMLTNFVVFVNTGSSTTLPGGSLQRNNSPTVGEGLRRSLSLQAHRITRPATIQGGSVRITTSAANANGHPRAVENQYAYV; from the exons ATGGCTTGCTACAATGGCGAAATCGGGACAAATTTTCCGAGCGGCCGTTGGGAAGAATTTTGCAAAGACAGAGCCGAAGTTGCGGCGAGGCAATTCGCCAACGAATTTCTCCAATTTTTAGGGGACAATCCTGTCTATGATGTCTCAGGAGCCTCAACGACTTTCTCTAAGCGTTTTGTGGAGTACTTCTTGCAGTCGTTTGATAACGAAGTGCATAAAAGTGGCTTCATGGACATGGATCCTCCTGAGTCGCCTACAGATGTTTTTGGACCTGACGATTGGGGGTCCAGCGTTCACTTGACCGGAACGTTCAGACCAATTGAAAAGAAAACGAGCGAATCCAGTTTTAAGTTTTTTGGAAAGCTAAAAGACGTAAAAGGGTTTTTTAAGCGAAACGTGACTGAGGAATTGTCAGGACCAGGGAAACATGCGGAAACAAGGAGAGAGGTTGAGGAGAGGTCGACATCGCATGAAACGAAACATCTGACAACTACAGTCAAGCGGGAAGGAGTAATGAATTTTCTTATGAACTTGGATGGCGGAGTGAATACAGAGGACTTTTTCTGGCAGAAATGTCGCGTAGTTTTGTTTAAGGCGCCTGGAGGATATATGCTCGAGTTCTACACGCCTCCAAAG TCTACAAAACCAAAGACGGGAATATTTTGCTTCCTTATTCATGAGGCGAGGCGTGCCACGGAACTAGAACTTCCTGGAGGCAATAATGTTTTTGTAATCAAG GCAGTTAACAAGAGAGAATACATGTTGGCTGCTAACCACAGAGAGGAGATGGATCAATGGCTTGAAGAGATTAAGAAATGCATGGATGAAGATCAAGGGTCAACAGGTCCAAG TGGGATTGAGTCTGGTTCTGATCAGAGAGGTACGGTGGCAGCAGTTCCTCCTTCTTCTAGTCCCACCATGGATTCAGTAAGACCAGTGACCAACACATCAACTGCAACTGCCAAGATGGGAAACAGTCAGTCGCTAAGGGTTAGACTGGACAGCTTCCCAGCTG ATAAAAAACCCACAGAGGCAATGTCAAATTTAGCAAAACGAAGAAATGTTTACGCTCCCTCATCATTGCGTTTACAAAACAGGGCTTCAGGATCCTTTAGTCTCCAACATGGCTCACAGACACCAACTTTTCATG ATGACGGAATTCCCAGTCGTCCTCCACCTGAGCTTCCTCCACGGTCACCCACCATCATTGAGCCGGCAGGACCCACCCTGCCCTCTAATCAGCCTGATTTGTTGCGATCGATCTCCTCCCAAGGGGAATCACAGACAAACGATGAAG AAAACCCTGTGTGGGTCACGGCATCAGTTGAAAATCACCCACTTGCAAACTACCCATGGTTCCATGGAACTTTACCCAGAATTGAGGCGTCTCACCTGGTGTCACAGGGAGGCCAGCAATGGCATGGAATTTTTCTAGTAAGGCAAAGTGAAACAAGACGTGGAGAATATGTTTTAACATTCAATTACCAGGGAAGAGCAAAG cacctcagACTTGCATTGAATGTGGAAGGCCAATGTCGTGTTCAACACCTTTGGTTTCAAAGCATCTTTGAGATGCTGGAGCATTTTAGAGCCAATCCAATTCCTTTGGAGAGTGGTGGACCATCTGATGTTATGCTGACAAATTTTGTAGTCTTTGTTAATACGGGCAGCAGCACAACACTGCCAGGTGGCTCACTGCAGCGGAATAATTCACCTACTGTTGGGGAGGGACTGCGACGATCACTCAGCCTTCAGGCACATAGGATAACCAGACCTGCAACAATACAAGGAGGTTCCGTAAGGATTACAACCAGTGCGGCAAATGCTAATGGCCACCCCAGAGCAGTAGAAAATCAATATGCCTATGTATAA
- the LOC137977649 gene encoding synaptosomal-associated protein 29-like, with protein sequence MAAYRRGNEYDFRRSTNPFEDDSEDEFEKVNGDEIRTQMQMARERTLDSTKRSLALIEESHDLAVVTGEELQIQGEKLNRIERNLDKIEYDMTIAKRHIKSVDSIWGAVGNYFKKAPKPKKSIPPSVPSSGIGELQAESSLYYRARDSDPSSYGTGARSTAQFQRSDYSSRDPREREIDANLDLISQGLGRLKGDALILGNEIERQNEQLDRLGSKTDRAHEAVEKSDKKVRQILRK encoded by the coding sequence ATGGCGGCATACAGGAGAGGAAACGAGTACGATTTTCGTCGCAGTACAAATCCTTTTGAGGACGACTCCGAGGATGAATTTGAGAAGGTTAACGGAGATGAAATTCGTACGCAAATGCAGATGGCAAGGGAGCGGACACTGGACAGCACAAAGCGATCTTTAGCCCTCATCGAAGAATCCCACGATTTGGCAGTTGTCACCGGCGAAGAACTTCAGATCCAGGGAGAAAAACTGAATCGGATAGAACGCAATCTGGACAAGATAGAGTACGACATGACCATTGCCAAGAGGCACATTAAGTCGGTGGATAGCATTTGGGGCGCTGTTGGAAATTACTTTAAGAAAGCCCCGAAACCAAAGAAAAGTATACCGCCATCTGTTCCCAGCAGTGGTATTGGTGAATTGCAAGCCGAATCGTCGTTATACTATCGCGCAAGAGATAGTGACCCAAGTAGCTATGGAACAGGTGCAAGAAGCACGGCGCAATTTCAAAGAAGCGACTACTCATCGCGTGATCCACGCGAGAGAGAAATAGACGCCAATTTAGACCTCATATCCCAAGGTTTGGGGCGCTTGAAGGGCGATGCCTTGATACTTGGGAATGAAATTGAAAGGCAGAATGAACAGTTGGACAGGCTTGGTTCTAAAACGGATAGAGCTCACGAAGCAGTGGAGAAGTCGGATAAGAAAGTGAGGCAAATTTTGAGAAAGTAA
- the LOC137976924 gene encoding craniofacial development protein 2-like → MRPGLSEDLQAINDARKTAVIDRELHRLNIDMAALQETRLPENGSLKEEHYTFFWQGKSADEPREQGVGFAVRNSLLQIIEPPTDGTERILKLRLSTVEGHVNIICVYAPTLLATVETKDHFYESLDTALSTIPASEHIYVIGDFNARVYSDREAWPNVVGHHGTGKMNDNGQRLLELCCYHNLCITNTFFQNKACHKVSWRHPRSKHWHQLDLVVTRRDSINSVCKTRAYHSADCDTDHSLIASKVKLKPKKLHHTKPVKKCAPLKSKTGEVITDEDKQMTRWVEHYLELYSRENMVSQEALDALEDLPVLEELDAEPTLEELSKAIDALSCGLSG, encoded by the exons ATGCGGCCCGGACTGTCTGAGGATCTGCAAGCAATTAACGATGCTCGCAAGACAGCAGTGATAGATCGCGAGCTGCACAGATTGAATATCGATATGGCAGCCCTGCAGGAAACACGACTCCCAGAAAATGGATCCCTTAAGGAGGAACACTACACCTTCTTTTGGCAAGGAAAAAGTGCCGACGAACCCAGGGAACAAGGAGTGGGCTTTGCCGTGAGGAATTCGCTGCTCCAGATAATAGAACCTCCAACAGACGGGACAGAGAGAATTCTCAAGCTGCGTCTCTCAACAGTGGAGGGCCATGTCAACATCATCTGTGTTTATGCCCCAACACTACTGGCTACGGTGGAAACAAAGGACCACTTTTACGAATCTCTGGATACTGCACTCAGCACCATCCCAGCGTCCGAGCATATCTACGTCATAGGCGACTTCAATGCAAGGGTATACTCAGATCGTGAGGCATGGCCAAACGTCGTAGGTCACCACGGCACAGGGAAAATGAACGACAACGGCCAGAGACTTCTGGAACTCTGCTGTTACCACAACCTATGCATAACTAATACCTTCTTCCAGAACAAAGCATGCCACAAAGTATCTTGGAGACATCCCAGGTCAAAACACTGGCACCAGCTGGATCTAGTCGTCACTAGGCGAGACTCTATCAACAGTGTCTGCAAGACAAGAGCCTACCACAGCGCTGACTGCGACACCGACCACTCGCTTATTGCCTCCAAAGTAAAGCTGAAACCAAAGAAGCTCCACCACACCAAGCCAGTGAAGAAGTGCGCTCCCCTGAAATCCAAGACGGGGGAGGTAATAACAGACGAAGACAAACAGATGACGAGGTGGGTTGAACACTACCTTGAGCTGTACTCCAGAGAAAATATGGTCTCCCAGGAAGCACTCGATGCGCTGGAAGATCTGCCCGTGCTAGAGGAGTTAGATGCAGAACCCACGTTGGAGGAACTCAGCAAAGCAATTGACGCTCTGTCATGCG GCCTCAGTGGATAG